CGAAGCGAAGAGATCGGTCTCTTGGAAGTCGACGCCGGGCGTGAGCGGAGTCCGACCGGTGTTGTCGATCGCGAGCTCGAACTCCTCTGTCGGCCAGTACGTTCTCGCGGCCTTCCGCGAAGCCGAGAAGAATCCCCCCTCGGGGTCGATCTGAGTGGCATGGGACAGGAGTGCACGGTCACGGGAGGCGAAGAACTCTCCGCAGTCGATCCGCGTGCTCAACCAGTTCACTCGCTGCGCATCGCGCTTCTTGAAGTCCTCGATGTGGTCGGCGAAGGGAGATTCGAGGCCGGCTTCGGTCATCTTCTCGTGGATCGTCACCCACTTCTTCGCCGACAGGTCCTGATTGTAGTAGACCTTCTCGACGCGCCAGGGTTCGCCGAGTTCCGGGTACCGATCCGGATCGCCGGCGACATCGACCGCAGCCATGGTCACGGCATGGTTCTTGATGTGATCGGGATGGGGGTAGCCGCCCAGTTCGTCATAGGTCGTCACGACCTGCGGGCGGAAGGTGCGGATGATGTGGACCAGCGGCAGCATGGCGACCTCATCGGGCACACGGTAGAAACATCCGGGAGGGGTCTGATTGTCGAAGTCTCCGTCCGGCAGACCCGAATCGACGTGACCGACCCACACGTGCTCGGCGCCGAGGGCGGCCGCGGCCGTCGCCATCTCCTCGCGGCGCAGGCCCGCGATGTCGCGGGTGGCCTTCGGGCTCTGCAGAAGTGCCGGGTTGAGGATGTCTCCGGCTTCGCCACCGGTCATGGAGGCGATGAGGACACGCGCCCCGAGGGAGGCGTACTTCGCGCTCGTGGCCGCACCTTTCGAGGATTCGTCGTCCGGATGAGCGTGCACCGTCAGCAGACGCAGTCCATGGTACGGAAGCGAAGTCATGTTTCGTATGTCCCTTTCGATTCAGCCTGGTGACGTTCCGCTTCCTGCACGATGGCTGAAATGATCGCAGGAGACGGATCGACTACTCTAGATTAGTGCGCGATGTACGTAGATGAGGAATTCAATGACTGAGGTAACAGTGGACAGACCACTGCACGATGATCGATACGGTCGGATCCGCGAACCCAAACGGCGTCTGGGTCGCAACGCCAAGATCATCGCCGGAGTCATCATCGCTGCCCTGATCGTCGCGATTGCGTTCGTGGCCTTCCGCCCGCAGACCACCCCCACGACTCCCAAGACCCTCGATTATTCAGTTGTCGACTCTTCGTCAACACAGGTCACAGTGGCATTATTTCCCGACCGGGATCGAGATGTTCACTGCATCGTCCAGGCGACGAACGAGTACGAGGCCGTGGTCGGCTTCACCGAGGTCACTCTGCCCGCCGACTCGGACGCAGACCCCCACTCCCCCAAGAAGATGAACATCGACCTGGCCACGACTCAGCTCGCCGCGTCCGGCCACGCCGATTCCTGTTGGTTCGAATAGGCTGCACCGGCGACACGATGCCCGGCGGAACAGCCCGGCGGCGACAACGGATGTAGACACGCGTGACAGAGATCATCGTTTTCGCGTGCAGATGCGTTAGACT
The Brevibacterium marinum genome window above contains:
- the mca gene encoding mycothiol conjugate amidase Mca, with product MTSLPYHGLRLLTVHAHPDDESSKGAATSAKYASLGARVLIASMTGGEAGDILNPALLQSPKATRDIAGLRREEMATAAAALGAEHVWVGHVDSGLPDGDFDNQTPPGCFYRVPDEVAMLPLVHIIRTFRPQVVTTYDELGGYPHPDHIKNHAVTMAAVDVAGDPDRYPELGEPWRVEKVYYNQDLSAKKWVTIHEKMTEAGLESPFADHIEDFKKRDAQRVNWLSTRIDCGEFFASRDRALLSHATQIDPEGGFFSASRKAARTYWPTEEFELAIDNTGRTPLTPGVDFQETDLFASVTMDDGRKVPAQGMLPAAPDNDDEGAAGESA
- a CDS encoding DUF4307 domain-containing protein; its protein translation is MTEVTVDRPLHDDRYGRIREPKRRLGRNAKIIAGVIIAALIVAIAFVAFRPQTTPTTPKTLDYSVVDSSSTQVTVALFPDRDRDVHCIVQATNEYEAVVGFTEVTLPADSDADPHSPKKMNIDLATTQLAASGHADSCWFE